One Methanobrevibacter boviskoreani JH1 genomic window carries:
- a CDS encoding beta-ribofuranosylaminobenzene 5'-phosphate synthase, giving the protein MIIKTPSRLHMCLIDMSGAYGRIDGGIGLTIDQPNFIIKGEESDTKDIKVDFCEDIDEEIKPECKEKIVTSADRIRKYYGIDEGFNFEVEKACLPHSGLGSGTQTALATGKLITEMKGIHEDSVQLASVVGRGGTSGIGTFSFDYGGFIVDGGHSLKEKESFLPSSASNVRPPQLLGHYDFPEDWDILVTIPTNTEHINGKKEVNIFQANCPINKSEVEQMSHIIFMNLIPFMLEHNIYEFGSCIDQIQCRGFKKVEVSLQPPKFLNLMKYMRDNGAYGVGMSSFGPAIYTIFDKENKDIVKATADYLNEEEGDTYFVCKAQNFGHQIIEK; this is encoded by the coding sequence ATGATAATTAAGACGCCTTCCCGTCTCCATATGTGTCTTATAGATATGAGTGGTGCATATGGTAGAATTGACGGAGGAATTGGGCTTACTATAGATCAACCAAACTTTATAATAAAAGGGGAAGAATCCGATACAAAGGATATTAAAGTTGATTTTTGTGAGGATATAGATGAAGAGATAAAACCGGAATGTAAAGAGAAGATTGTAACATCTGCTGATAGAATTCGTAAATATTATGGAATTGATGAGGGATTCAATTTTGAAGTTGAAAAAGCTTGTCTTCCACATTCAGGATTAGGATCAGGAACTCAGACAGCATTAGCTACAGGTAAACTTATAACTGAGATGAAAGGTATTCATGAGGACTCAGTTCAATTGGCTAGTGTAGTGGGTAGAGGGGGCACATCAGGAATTGGTACCTTTTCATTTGATTATGGTGGATTTATTGTAGATGGGGGCCATAGTCTTAAAGAGAAAGAATCTTTCTTGCCTTCATCAGCATCAAATGTTAGACCACCACAACTTTTAGGACATTATGATTTTCCAGAAGACTGGGATATTTTAGTTACAATACCTACTAATACAGAACATATTAATGGTAAAAAAGAGGTTAATATTTTCCAAGCTAATTGTCCTATAAATAAAAGTGAAGTAGAACAAATGTCTCATATTATCTTTATGAATTTAATTCCTTTCATGCTTGAACATAATATATATGAATTTGGTTCCTGCATAGATCAAATACAATGTAGGGGATTTAAAAAGGTGGAGGTTAGTTTACAACCACCTAAGTTCTTAAATTTAATGAAATATATGCGTGATAATGGAGCATATGGTGTGGGTATGAGTTCATTTGGACCTGCAATTTATACTATTTTTGATAAAGAAAATAAAGATATTGTAAAGGCTACTGCAGACTATCTTAATGAAGAGGAAGGAGATACATACTTTGTATGTAAGGCTCAGAACTTTGGTCATCAAATTATTGAAAAATAA
- the hacB gene encoding homoaconitase small subunit yields MEKIQGRVWTFGENIDTDLIIPGRYLRTFNPEDLAEHVLEGERPDFTHNVKKGDVIVADENFGCGSSREQAPVAIKAAGVDAIIAKSFARIFYRNAINIGLPVIKADIKASDEDIVSVDLSEGIIRNETTGEDVEFEPFKDFMLEILEDGGLVNHYLKSKE; encoded by the coding sequence ATGGAAAAAATTCAAGGAAGAGTATGGACATTTGGTGAAAATATAGATACTGATTTAATCATACCAGGTAGATATCTTAGAACATTTAATCCTGAAGATTTAGCAGAACATGTATTGGAGGGAGAAAGACCTGATTTTACACATAATGTTAAAAAAGGAGATGTAATTGTTGCAGATGAAAACTTTGGTTGTGGCTCTTCTAGGGAACAAGCTCCTGTAGCTATTAAAGCTGCAGGTGTTGATGCAATTATTGCTAAATCATTTGCAAGAATCTTCTATAGAAATGCAATAAATATAGGATTACCAGTAATTAAAGCAGATATTAAAGCATCTGATGAGGATATTGTATCTGTAGATTTAAGTGAAGGTATTATTCGAAATGAAACTACTGGTGAGGATGTTGAATTTGAACCATTTAAGGATTTCATGTTAGAAATCTTAGAAGATGGCGGTTTAGTAAATCATTATTTAAAATCTAAAGAATAG
- a CDS encoding HVO_0476 family zinc finger protein, producing the protein MECPICGSDNITVLKSKETSSKSKHINDYLLRCNECEHVFKDRVTQRNPISCRLIVSENENSKKTSIKLYPDEVLKCGEVLLADDGQVKVNSIETKEGRRDSALVSDIKTIWATSLEIPARIGLSIDFGGKVKSYKLDLNRDFEINTNDIIRIEDYTLKVHIIKTGSKKLSTGSARADVIKRVYTKPIDLKTYDYNLTDNIVQINFKDDYY; encoded by the coding sequence ATGGAATGTCCGATTTGTGGATCTGATAATATAACGGTTTTAAAATCAAAAGAAACTTCGTCAAAATCAAAGCATATTAATGATTATTTATTAAGGTGTAATGAATGTGAGCATGTATTTAAGGATAGAGTTACTCAAAGAAATCCTATCTCATGTAGGTTAATTGTAAGTGAAAATGAGAATTCTAAAAAAACATCAATTAAGTTATATCCTGATGAGGTCTTAAAATGTGGGGAAGTTTTACTTGCAGATGATGGCCAAGTAAAAGTAAATTCAATTGAAACAAAAGAGGGAAGGAGAGACTCTGCATTAGTTTCTGATATAAAAACTATATGGGCAACATCACTTGAAATACCTGCAAGAATAGGTTTATCAATTGATTTCGGGGGTAAAGTTAAATCCTATAAACTTGATTTAAATAGGGATTTCGAGATTAATACCAATGATATAATCAGGATTGAGGATTATACCCTTAAAGTTCATATTATTAAAACAGGTTCCAAGAAACTGTCTACAGGCTCTGCAAGAGCAGATGTAATCAAGAGGGTTTACACAAAACCTATTGATTTAAAAACATATGACTACAATTTAACTGATAATATAGTCCAAATAAACTTTAAAGATGATTATTATTAG
- a CDS encoding tetratricopeptide repeat protein — protein MDKLEILEGSACFLVYNTSETMTKKQFKRYLRKEGFKEYKKYYTYDRGFFYINVNNLRYSDGIYKAANLANTIIDENTKNPFTIDEFKIIWKILKKHINKPKFTGRLSQGCSTFLICDNSLNNYENDFLTFLEKENFKPIIDDSYGGRGFVVLNVESMVYSTGDMGEALISTFVGNNSNCALTIKEFKTIWKIIKKHKDDFQFVEKIVNEYIASDDYDHINEYREKILTYDNSDADRINFKVSVLFSLKKYEEALDLLYYAIDIYPEDYRFYNFLAFICTDLYRISEAIKYFNYSFKYGGFDFKGRDLVYQYRGKCYLKKAREDFYIREDLDEALKSVDIYLNQFPNDYDIIRFKDELSHGYIDPHSIRFHEKLMYFECKAYELYKLGYLKQSFDAYENVLKASEDFKNNVQNTCYKWYDKISECGIDEINNFKWYDEVLSKNLKNFKGDYDEFFLKLFEITPENISSCIDKAKLYSKIYQADLAVKYSKKIVEKYPSHIEANKFYNSLTKVIEKNKYLDECDKFKNYNNINEYIDDIIFCLINSCGYSEEDAKQLVKSEKEMIKRMYKSEDPANDVAMDFYPLCG, from the coding sequence CTCAGATGGAATATATAAAGCAGCGAACCTTGCTAATACAATAATTGATGAGAATACAAAAAATCCATTTACAATTGATGAATTTAAAATTATTTGGAAAATATTAAAAAAACATATTAATAAACCAAAATTTACAGGAAGGCTTAGCCAAGGCTGTTCTACATTTTTAATATGTGATAACTCCCTTAATAACTATGAAAATGATTTTTTAACTTTTCTTGAGAAAGAAAACTTTAAACCTATTATTGATGATAGTTATGGTGGAAGGGGATTTGTTGTATTGAATGTTGAAAGTATGGTTTATTCAACTGGAGATATGGGTGAAGCACTTATTTCAACTTTTGTAGGAAATAATTCTAATTGTGCTTTAACAATAAAAGAGTTTAAAACAATTTGGAAAATAATCAAAAAACATAAAGATGATTTTCAATTTGTTGAAAAAATAGTTAATGAATACATTGCATCAGATGATTATGATCATATTAATGAATATCGTGAAAAGATATTAACTTATGATAATAGTGATGCTGACAGAATTAATTTTAAAGTAAGTGTATTATTTTCTTTAAAAAAATATGAAGAAGCTCTTGATTTACTTTATTATGCAATAGACATCTATCCCGAAGATTATAGATTTTATAATTTTTTAGCATTTATCTGTACCGATTTATATAGAATATCAGAAGCTATCAAATATTTCAATTATTCCTTTAAATATGGGGGTTTTGATTTTAAGGGTAGAGATTTAGTATACCAATATCGAGGGAAATGTTACTTAAAAAAGGCAAGAGAAGATTTTTATATAAGAGAAGACTTAGATGAAGCTTTAAAAAGCGTAGATATATACTTAAATCAATTTCCAAATGACTATGATATTATCAGATTTAAGGATGAATTATCTCATGGATACATTGATCCCCATTCTATTCGTTTTCATGAAAAATTAATGTATTTCGAATGCAAAGCATATGAATTATATAAATTAGGATACTTAAAACAATCATTTGATGCATATGAAAATGTTTTAAAAGCTAGTGAAGATTTTAAAAATAATGTTCAGAATACTTGCTATAAATGGTACGATAAAATTTCTGAATGCGGAATAGATGAAATAAATAATTTTAAATGGTATGATGAAGTCTTATCAAAAAATTTAAAAAATTTCAAGGGAGATTATGATGAATTCTTTTTAAAACTCTTTGAAATTACACCCGAAAACATATCTTCATGCATTGATAAAGCAAAACTTTATTCAAAAATTTATCAAGCTGATTTGGCAGTTAAATACTCTAAAAAAATAGTAGAAAAATATCCTTCACATATTGAAGCAAATAAATTTTATAATTCATTGACAAAGGTAATTGAAAAAAATAAATACTTAGATGAATGTGATAAGTTTAAAAATTACAATAATATCAATGAATATATTGATGATATTATATTCTGCTTAATAAATTCTTGCGGATATAGTGAAGAGGATGCGAAACAGCTTGTAAAATCCGAAAAGGAAATGATAAAAAGAATGTATAAATCAGAAGATCCTGCAAATGATGTAGCAATGGATTTTTATCCTCTTTGTGGATGA